The Sabethes cyaneus chromosome 1, idSabCyanKW18_F2, whole genome shotgun sequence DNA segment TTTAAGACCATACGAATGAAGGTTGGCAGATTGGACGGGCTTCGGGATGATGAACTATTTGGTGAGAAGTTGGAAGAAATCATCATGATGCAGGAGACTGCATACAGGTGAACTTTAACTGGAATGAAAATTTAGCCTAATTGTTAACCATTGTTAAACCACTGTCACAGGAGTGCTGAGCGGTTGAAAAGAGCTTTCAGTCCATTACTGCTGTTGCTTTACGGATCATGTATTGCTTCGCTTTGCACTACGATGATGGTGCTGACAATAGTAAGTCGAAAACATTTCAATGAGAATATGAATAATAAGACGGAGTTTTCCGGAAAGGCAGGAGGAGGTCAACTGCTAGTTAAAATGAtcgtttcagtttggtatacaTTTTTTCTAATATTCTCCTTCTCAATGCTAGGCACAGAGCTGACGGAAGCGGTAGAAAAttgaataacttgagaagtcGACTTCTCTGTCAATTCTATTGGTTTATTCTAGAGTTCTTCTATTGCCGATGCCGTCTACGAAACTTGCTGGTATAATAGACCTGTCAATGAACAACGCTTACTGATGATTGTTATGCTGAGATCACAGCGGGGAGCATACCTTACAGCAACTAAGTTCTTCGTCGTAAACAGAGCGAGCTTCGCCATGGTAAATAAGCTTTATACCAACTGCAACCCAAAACATCTTCGTGAATTCAAATGTTCCACAATTTTAGGCTATTGAATCGGCTTATTCATACTTCACCATTCTAAGACAATTTTTTGCATCACACTAAGATGGAAATGGATGGAATTGGGAGAAATCATATGAAAGTTTtgttatagtaaaataatagaAATTAGATTGTTGCTCTTCTGAAAATTTTTCGTATTGCGAAAGAAGTTGTTATCCATAGCAGCTGGATCGGACGAGTGTGGAGAATGGTGAAGAAACTCCAACTTCAAATGTCTATATTTCCGGCACAGCAATTTGTGCAGAGTACCGTGTGCCGTCTTACATTATTATGCAGCATGCTAAATGTCGAtctattttttttcatgtgtggactcattactgcgaccagtatagttgatctattgtaatatcgcccgggtgtttgctgtatgacctgcactacatttctttttgctataatcgctattgagtgagcgatatgcttattttaaattgtatgcgtgcttgcgtgtattggggtttacccttccttcaaagcttgatctactttacccactcattactcgctgccagcactatcccatattatagccgtccctggcgaggactcattcgtacctctgaccagtacacttaactataggagggacatttgcactgtcaagaggcttcagagggtaaatatagaattcagcacgaaggaagggtaaatggaggggcctgagaataaacccatgctaaagtcacttgacagcgaatggcttgattctactaagattcgaacccacgaccactcgcttgtcaaagcagactcggtaaccttacggctacggagcccccctatgTCGATCTATTTAATACTTGCCCCACTGATCGCATTGTAGATGTTCTCGTACAGTTTGATGCACAGAGGCACGACCCTATAACTATTAGACAAGATTGCATATAATTATTGCTGATGAAAtaagtaatgaaaaaagtacTTGCTGGATATATTGACACGGATTGCCTTGGAATTTTCTTGCGATTGAGGCGCTACTTGACAGTGTTTCAGGTTTGAAAATGACGCGTGACGGCGCGACCGGGAATACTCCCTACACccaaaaaaatcgtcacgtccagtttacgtgaaaacatagataattctcatccaccgcactttgcatgtaacattcacgtgaattcaaCCGCTTGGTTGGTTTAGAGGTACAATGCtgcttaacaagccagtcgtcgtattttcgaatctcagctaggcgaaAAGCTTCGGGCTTAgacgtcttttctaagacttgacccttatttatcgacggacttcacagccagctattagagtacaagacagttacggggctagtgcaacaatcctactgactctataaagctctcgagattcgaaaatacgacgactgggttGTTAAAccggcatcatacctcgaaaacAACTAAGCGGTTGGGTTTACATGAATATTATATGCAAAGCTAGGCGGTGCTGATAGATagggtcagtaggattgttgcactagccccgtaactgttctgtGCATCAATAGCAGGCTGTgaagcattggcgtagctagacgtcctccagaattctgcaggccccctccataaattttcctcattggaattggaaaccgggaaaaaactctgtgtatgttcccgctgtgtagatattttctttttcactaggcatcgcaaaagcgtagttgtcgtcgtcgtcagtagctttgtagccccccccccccccccccgactCATGTTGTTTCAAGCGtcaactacatcttgggccactcgtcgcaaatttcccactcACAGAAGTCACATattactttcgacctggtcgagccatcacgttgagcctccctgttcctgatgctactgtgttacctgactcactgcgcatagcgttgtattcgcggtatcgtgttggttcgaaaggtttcgaaaaatatcgcccttgtatcgaaaatatcgttgattttgatcactaaaaataacgtacttaaacgttatattgcaagtgctagtagtacgcaataattgtattgtgaaactgaattgttatttatgcaactttttacaagttaaatgcaataacaaaagcacaacttataaaaaatcggttgttatcgatattagctgcatatgcgttataaaccaataaaacgcatggtgacgttttatttcaataacatgcatattcgcagtgagtcaggtaaaacagtagtacagttgttaaagagaactattttcgccgcactgtagcctactgactttcgccagatgacg contains these protein-coding regions:
- the LOC128745443 gene encoding odorant receptor 49b-like, giving the protein MKVGRLDGLRDDELFGEKLEEIIMMQETAYRSAERLKRAFSPLLLLLYGSCIASLCTTMMVLTIVSRKHFNENMNNKTEFSGKAGGGQLLVKMIVSVWYTFFLIFSFSMLGTELTEASSSIADAVYETCWYNRPVNEQRLLMIVMLRSQRGAYLTATKFFVVNRASFAMAIESAYSYFTILRQFFASH